From the genome of Verrucomicrobiota bacterium:
GGCACGCGGCGGCTGGCTTGCGGCCTGCGATCGAGACGGTGCAGGCCAATCCGGGGCCGCTTTTCGAACAGTGGGTGGGACTCGAACTCTGGCGGCGTCTTCATTACCTCGGAGGGGGCGGCTTGCATTACTTGCGTACCTACGCTGGCGCGGAGGTGGACTTTATCGTAGAACACGAGGGCCAACTGATTCCGGTGGAAGTGAAGTGGAGCGAAAACCCGGCGCCCGGAGACGCACGCCACCTCCTGACCTTTCTCGACGAGAACCGCAAGCGGGCAAAGCGCGGTTTCATTGTGTGCCGCTGCCGCCGCCCCATGCAACTTCATGATCGGGTCATGGCGATTCCCTGGCAGTGCCTTTGAGCGGTTTTTCGGCGCCCGGAGAAGGCGCAGAGATAAGACACGCTGTGCGAAACCTTTTAATTCACTTGATCCACTGGGGCAGGAAAGTGGTCAGCGGCGGGAGGTACGTGATCAGGAGCACGCCCGTCAGGAGCACGAGTTGCATGGGCACGACGGCGCGCGTGACTTCGAAGACGGGTTTGTTGAAACGGTACGAGGAGAGGAAAAGGTTGATGCCCACCGTCGGCGTCAGAAGGCCCAGTTCCATGTTCGCCAGGAAGATGATTCCGAGATGAATCGGATCGATCCCGTAGGCAATTCCCAGCGGCACAAGCAGCGGGACGACGACGACGATGGCTGAGAAGATATCCATCAGGCAGCCGACCAAAAGCAGACCCAGATTGAGCACGAGCAGGAACGCATACTTTGATTTGATCGCGCCGGTCACCCATTCAACGCCTTTGGCCGGCACTTGCGCGTCGATCAAATAATTTGTGAAACCGAGCGCAACGCCCAGAATCAACAGCACGCCGCCAACGAGCAGCCCGCACTCGGACATCACGCGCGGCGCATCGCGCACGACGTGCAAATCGCGATACACAAGAGTCTCGATGAGGAATGCATACAACGCTGTGACCGCAGCCGCTTCAACCGGCGTGGCGAATCCGCCAAACAAGGCCACCAGAGCGACCACGGGCAGCAACAGTTCCCATTTCGCTTCCCAGATCGCTTGCCGGGCTTCTCCCCAAACGAAGATTGGCCGGCTGCCGCGTTCCTTTGGACCTCGGCTGATTCCCCAGAGCGACGTCAGCGTGACCAGCAACAGTCCCGGGCCAAGGCCGCCTAAGAACATTTTTTCAATGGTGACGCCGCTGTTCTTGACGTTGGAGCTGGCCACGATGGCAAACAAGATCAAGGGCAGCGACGGCGGGAACAGCAGCCCCAGCCCTCCGGAGCCAGTCAGCAACCCAAGCGCCGAGCGTTCGGAATATTTCGCTGCGGTGAGCACCGGCAACAGCAACCCGCCCAGCGCCAGGATCGTCACGCCGGACGCTCCTGTGAACGAGGTGAAGAACGCGCACATCAAGACCGTGACAATCGCCGGGCCACCGTGCAGTGGTCCCAGGAGCGCCTGAAACACGCGAACCAATCGCTTCGACGCGCCGCCTTCAGCCAGAAAATATCCGGCCAGCGTAAACAGGGGAATGGTCGGCAGCGTTGGATTCGTGACCATCGAATAATGCGTGAGCGAGATCGAAGCGATGGGCAACTCCTCCCGCCAGAAAAAGATCAAGGCCGCGCCGCCGAGGAGTACGAAAATGGGAGCGCCGAGCGCCATCGCAATCAGCAGCGCCACCAACGCCGGCGCCGCGAGCCTTTCGGGAGTCAAGGGGGGATGAAGTCCCAGGTAAATCACGCCGGCTGCGATCAGCAGAGTTGTCACGCGCCCCGGCCATCGTTCCGACGCTCGCCAGATCAAGCGCAGCGCGATCAATCCGAATCCCACCGGCATGGCCAGTTGGATGACCCAGATGGGAATGCCGTAGGCAAGGACTTTGCCGCTCTCTTTTTCGGTCAGCAGGAATTGGTAACTGGCCAGACCGAGAAAGGAGCTGATGGCCGCAGCGAAAGATCCGCTCGCGATCCGAGCCGCAGCCCGCCAGCGGCCTTTGAGAAAAGCGGTCAGGGTTGAAAGCGAAAGCAGCCGGCCTTCCCGCGCCGCAAGCGCGCCGCCCAGCAGTCCCACAATCAGCGTGAAGTGCTGGAGAAACGCGCTCGCGCCTGTGATGCCGGTGTGGAAGAGCTTCCGAAGAACGATTTCGGACAACGGGAGGAGCACCATCGCGGCGAGGGTCGAGGACAGGATGAGATTCTCCCCGCGCCGCAACGTGCCGCGCCAGCCTCTAATTTCGGGAGCCGCCGCGGGAAGGTGATGAGGGTCGAGCGCAATCTCGCCAGGCATTATTTCGCCCCTTCCTGTGCCGCTCGATAATCCTTCAGCAAGCGCGCGACTTCGTCGAATATGTCCGCCGGAACGATTCCTCCGCGGATCTTGGGATAGACGGCTTCGGTGGCCCGCCTCCATTCGGATTCGATTTCCGGTGTCACGGCATGCACTTTGAGGCCGCGTTTCTTCATCGCTTCGACGGCTTCGCTGCTTTCGCGGCGGTTGTCAGCCTTGATCAGGCTGCCGGCCTCCTGGGCGGCTTTGAGCAAGTGGGGATGAGCGGCGGCTGGAATCGAATCCCAGGTTTTCTTTGTGACAACGGTTGCGCCAACCAGCGGCGCCCAGTTCAACTCCAGCATATGGGGAGCGGGACCGTCAATCTGCGTGGCCAGCGCCACAAACGGCGGCACCGGCACGGCCGTGATCAATCCCGTTTGCAGGTTGGGGAGGATGTCCACGGTTTCGAGCGGGACCGGATCAAACCCGGCCGATTTGTAGATATCGACCTGCGCCGGATTCCCCGCCCACGAAAACAGCTTGGTCCTTTTCAAATCGTCCGGGCGAAGGACGGGGGTTTTGGAGAAGAAACGAACCCACCCGGCGTCCCCCCAGAAGAGCACGACGAAACCCTTTTCGAGAAGCCGCTTCTCCAGGGTCGGCCGCAACTTTTCGCCAATGTAATCGACCTCCTCGAGAGACCGGAACATCATTGGCAAGTGCTGCAACCCGGTGACGCCGGGTTCGATCTCGGAAAGGCCGACGGCGGTGAGCATGCCCGCCTGGAGCTGGCCGATCCGCATTCGCCGAACCATGTCTGCTTCGCCGCCCATGGTGCCATCCGCGTAGATGGTGAGGGTGGCGCTGCCGCCGGAAGACTGTTTCCACTTGTCCCCCATCGCGAGCACGTGTTTGTAGGAGGACGACCCTTTGGGCGCCAGCGTGCCGAGGCGAACGCGAACCGGAGCGGCAGCCGCCGAGGCCACCTCAGTCAATAATGCCGCACTCCAAAAGCTCAGGAACAGGCTGGGAACGAACCCGCACGTTGTCCGCAAGAAGAGAGGCTTTAGCAGGAGGCACAGGAAACGGAGCCCTCGATTCAATGTTGCAGCGTGGTCACGTTGTAACGCGGTAACGATTCGGATGCGGCTGCGCCGGGCTGCGTTTCTTGCGCTTCGGTTGAGTTTGCCAGCGGCGGTCATAAATCGATTCATTTCCATTAGCTTGAATCCGACGGTTAGCAACACTGCTTTGGGAGGATTGTTGCACGCGGCCCGTCTCTTGCAAGAAGGACCGCAAACTCAAGGAGAGGAAATGAGGAACAGTTCCTCCTTGCGCGAAAGAAGCCAGCGGGCCCGGCGTTGCATGACCAGATTGATCAACCGCGAATCCGGATCGGCGTCCGCGTCGATGGCCAGGGCGCGATTCAGCAAGGACTCGAATTCTTTGATGTCCTGCTTTTGCACCGTCACAGCCTCGGCGAGCGCGATGAGAGGCGCGGCTTGCCGGCCTTGGCTGAGTCGCCAGGCGCGCCCAAAGTGTTGGCGCGACCGCTCCGCCGGATCGCCGGCCTTTCCCTGGCGGCTCATTTCATACGTGATCAGAAAAGTGTGGATCGATCCCTCGCCAAAGCTTTCATCCAGTTCCAACGCGTGATCCATCATCGCCTCTACGAGCGGCAGGTCGGCGACGAGTTCTGGTTTGTCCTTGGATAGAGCAATCGCGGCTGCCCAGGCCGCGGCTGTCCAATACAGCGCCGGCACGTCCGGCTTCCGGGCGATCTGGACCGCTAGCTTCGGGTTGGCGCGCAGCGTGCTTGCAAAGCCGGGATGAGAGACGTCGAGGCCGCGCAGCCCGTAATTGCGGGCGCGCAAATAGAGCCGGCGGGCGCGGTCCCGCAGCGCGGTTGCCACCGCGAGGTCGCGGTCTTCTATCTCGTCCGCGTCCTGCTGGACGAACGCGTAGGCGTATTGAGTAAACCCGCTCGCTGCGGCGAGCAACAATCCGGCATGGTTCGGCGCTTCCGCGAGGAGACTCTCAATCAGCTTGAGGCTGAAAGGCGCCGCGTCCTTGATCAGATCGGGATCGTCGTCGCGGGCAAAGGCCGATCCCGTTTGGGAAAGGGCGTCGCCGAGCTGGTTGATGGCGAACTTGCGGATCGAGCAGCCCGGACCGACGCACACCAGAAGTCCGAGCAAAGCGGGGAATAGAGATCTCAAACTCATCAGCAATTCTGGGCTACGAAGAATTCTTTCCTGCACCGCGCAATTGGAATTGAAAACTGACAATTATCAATTTTCAATTGCCGTGATCGCAATCGTTGAACTGTATCTGACTTCCGCAAGGGAATGATTATTCAAGGCAAAGCCGCCGTAGTCACGGGCGCCAGCCGAGGCGTCGGCAAGGCGACGGCCCTGGCCCTGGCGCGCGAAGGCTGTTCCGTGCTCGTGAATTTCAGCCGGTCGCGTGGTGAAGCCGAACAAACGGTCAAAGAAGCGCAAGCCTTGGGAGCGAAGGCCGCGCTTTTTCCTGGCGACGTTTCCGACGATCGCGTTTGCCGCGAGATGATGGACGAAGCCGCGCGCACGTTTGGCCGTCTCGATATCCTGGTTAACAACGCCGGCACGACTCGCTTCATCCCCCACGGAAACTTCGACGAAGTGCGCGACGAGGATTGGGAGCGGATTATGGGCGTGAACGTCAAAGGCCCGTTCCAATGCGTCCGCGCGGCCCGCAAGTATCTCGAGGCTTCGGGCGAAGGCGTGGTCATCAACGTTTCCAGCATCGCCGGAATCATCGGGTCCGGGAGCTCGATTCCGTACTGCGCGTCAAAAGCGGCGCTCATCACGATGACGATTTCGCTGGCGCGGGCGTTGGGGCCGAAAGTTCGCGTGAACTCAGTTGCCCCAGGATTCATCGCCGGCCATTGGACCCAAGAAGGCCTGGGCCGCGACTATGAAGCGGTGAAGCAAAAGGCTGAAGAGCGTTCAGCGCTGGGTCGTGTTTGCCGGCCTGAAGACGTCGCGGCGGCGATTCTGAGTTTGATCACGGGATCCGATCTGATCACGGGCCAAACGATCGTCTGCGACGGCGGCTTTCTGGTCGGCCCGAGGGGATGATCCCTGATCCAACAGTTGCGCCCACGAAATACACGAAAGGCACGAAAAGAGGAGGTATTGGCCCCGGGGAGCGCCGGTTGGGTGAGGATCGCTTCCGTGGCAACTCGTCTTGTTTTTGTGTGTTTAGTGTGTTTCGTGGGCCAACTGCTTTTCCCAAGACGACCGGTTACAGCAACTCCAGCAGCCGGTTGAGTTCCGCGTCGGTGTTGTAGAAGTGAGGAGAGATTCGGATGTAGCGCTGCCCGCTTCGGTCCGCGCGCAAGGAGGTGATGACATCGGCGTTTTCCAGCTTCTGATGGAGCGCGACCAGGTCCACTCCGGGACGGAAAAAACTGACGATGCCGCTGGCGTTCTGGGCAGGGGCCTTGGCTTCGAGAACCGCATAGCCCTTGGCGGCCAAAGCAGGCACGAGCCAGGCGCGCTTGCGCAGCAACTCCGCTGCAATCTGGTCGATTCCGATTTCCAGGAGCAATTCCAGGGCGGCGTTGAGCCCCAGGAGGCCCAGCAGGTTGTGCGTTCCGGCTTCGTAACGGCGGGCATCCGGGCGGAAGATCATGGATTCTTGCGCGACGTAATTCGGACAGCGCACGTTGTTCCACCCGAATGCGGTCGGCTGCAACTTTTCCTGCAGCGCCTTGCGCACAAAGAGAATGCCCGCCGCGCAAGGGCCGAGAAGCCACTTGTGCGCATCCGCCGCCAGAAAGTCGATCCCTTCGACGGAAGTGGGGAAGGCACCGACTGTCTGAATCGCATCCACGCAGAAGAGAATGCCGCGCTCCCGCAAGGATTCGCCGATGGCCCCCAGGTCAATTCGGTAGCCGGCCACGAAGTGGCACGAAGCCAGCGCGACCAGTCGCGTGCGCGGATTGACCTGGGCGAGGACATCGGCCGGTTCAATCCGCCCCACCTGGCTGACCTTCAAGAATCGGACTTCGACTCCGCGCGCCGCGAGCGCCATCCAGGGGTAAACGTTGGAAGGATAGTCATCCCGGTAAATCAGGATATCGTCGTCCGGCTCGAATTGGAGCCCACCGCCGACAAAGCTGAGGGCGAGCGAGGTCGGCCCAACAAAGGCGATCTCGTCGGGCCGCGCGTTTAGAAGGCGGGCCGCCAGTTCGCGCGCATGCTGCAGGTGATAAGCGGGCAGCAAGGTTTCCTGGTCGCCGCGCGTGCATTGGCTCGCGTAAGCGCGAATCGCTTCCGCAACGCGGCGGGGCAAGGGACACACGCCGGCGTGAGCGAGGAAAATCTTTTCCGAAGCAACCGGGAATTCGTGCCGGCGGAGTTCTTCGTTGGCCAGAATATCAGCCAGAGTCACGGCGGGAGTTTACTCGAAGGTCTTCATGATCCCGCCATAGTAACCTGTCCAGAACGTCACGACGCGATAGGCGATCATGAAGATGATGGCGAAATAAATCAGCCGGGGAAACCATTCGGCCAGGAGCTGGAGCTTCCGCAAGGCTTCCTCCTGATAATACTTGTGCAAGCGACGCAAGGTGTCGTCGAGGCTCCCGCTGATTTCGCCGGTGTGATAAAGGTTGGCAAAGAGTTCGGGGAATTCAGGGGATTCCGTGAGGATTTCCGAAGGCGGTTCTCCGCGCACCTCGATTCTCGGTCTCCAGGTGGACACGGCGCGGTGCAGCGCCGGCGAGCCGCTTGCGGCCGCAGCCAGTTCCCAGGCATGCACGATGGAAACACCCGCGCTCAACAAGGCCTCCAGGGCCGCAGACAACCGGGCCAGGGCGAGGTTGCGCCGCGCGTGGCCGAGAATGGGAACGATTCGAAACAGCCGCTCCAGCAGCGAGCGCCAGGCTTCGCCGTGGCGGCCCTGGCACGCAAGAATCAGCAAGAACGCAATCGCATAAAGCGGCGCCAGAACGCCGAGGGTTTGCGTGAGATACGCGGAGAGGTTGCCCGTCGCGAAGAGATCCGGAAACGGGCCGAGCAGAATCGCAAAGTGCAGGAGAAAGAGCGGATAACGGAGTTGGCCGATGGTCTTGCGGACGAGTTCAGCGCGGTCGCGATAGTATTCCGAGAGCAACTTGAAACACGCGTCCAGGCGCCCGCTTTGCTCGCCGGCCTGGAGCAGCGCAACATCAAAAGCCGGAAGCCAGCCCTCTGCGTGCAGCATCGCTTCGCTGAAAGTTGATCCGCGCTCGAAATGAGTCAGCAAGCGAGCGACAGGGTGCCGGAAGGAGCGTGCCGGAGGATTCTTGTGGAGCGTCTCCAACGCGGTGAGCAGCGGCAGTCCGGCCGAGAGCATCGTCCCAACCTGGTAGTACAACTCGCCGCGCAAACGCAGTTGCCTGGGCGTGACGATGAGTGGCATACCCCGCGGCGCGGCACAGCCGCAAATCCGAATCTCGTTACAACGTCAGAAAGGTTAAACCGCCAAGCCGGTGGAACGGCTCATGAAAATCACTCCCGGTTAGCGAAATGGACTGCAAGAGCCGGAAGGTTCGCCCGCGCTATCCCACCACTCGATCCAATCCTGCCTTCAGATCCCGTTTGCTCTTCAAACCGATGATCTGGTCTGCGACCTCGCCGTCTTTGAACAACAACAGAGTCGGCACCGCGCGAATGCCGTGCTGCACCGCCAGGGATTGCTGTTCATCGATGTTGACTTTGCCCACTTTCAGTTTGCCGTCATATTCGCTGGCGATTTCATCCAGGATCGGCGCGATCATCTTGCAGGGACCGCACCACTCCGCCCAGAAATCAACCAGCACGGGAGTTGATGACTGAGTGACTTCCGCGGCGAAATTCGTTTCGGTCAAAGTGATAATGTTTGATGCTGTCATACACACCATTCCTCTTTTCTGAAATCCGTTTTCCGAGGCCAGGCCGTGCTCATCAGGACTGCCCCGTCAACATGAACAATCGAACCACGACGAGCACCGACACGATGGCCGCCGCAACGGCCAGGATGATATCCATTCCGCTGACTCCCGATCCCGCCGGCGCGGGCCTCGGCGCAGCCGCCGGCCGGGGAGCGGCGGACGAAGCGGCGGCTCGTGGGGCGGACGCAGGCGCCGGCGTGGGAGCCGGAGCCGCGGCGGTTGGAGCGGGGGTTGGAGCCGGGGAAACTGCAGCAGCGGGCGCTCCCGGCGCGGGAGCGGCCCCGGCAACGGCCGCCGGCGCAGGAATCTTGATGGTCGGCGCGGCGGTTGGCTTCGGGGGCAAATTGATTCGAACGGTTTCCTTCTTCGGCTGAATTTTGGCCGCTTCCGCCGGTTTCGGCGGCACGGAACCCGTCGGAGTGTTGGGAGTCTCTTCAGGCATAAATGTTATGTTTCAACCTAGGAGTCGGTTGGCGTAGTGTCAAATCGTTATTCGCGGGACTCAGGTTGGATCGAATCGGGATTGACGACCCTGCGATGGGGCCGCATCCGGCGCCCTATCGTGAGTCGCGCCGCCCGGAATCGCGATGGTAATCCCCGCCTTGGCCGCGGTGTTCTCCGGATCGCGGCGGGCGATCCTCCTTGGGCCGCGCAATGTTCACCGTCAACTGACGGCCTTGAAGTTCTTTGCTGTGGAACATTTCAACCGCTTTGTTGGCTTCCTCAGGAGTGGACATCTCGACAAAAGCGAACCCGCGGGATTTCCCCGTGAATTTGTCGAACATCACATCGACGGAGCGGACCACGCCCGCCTGCGAAAAATAATCCTGCAAATCACTCGCCAGGGTCTGATAGGACAGGTTGCCAACGAAAAGTCTGGTAAGGTTCATTTGGATTGGTTGAGTTGCGCTCGAGAACCCAGTAAGGTGATCCCGCACCCGCAGGAATCATGGAAAGTCGCCCGAAATGTTTGCCTGACCATCTGTTTTGCTTGACGCCAACACTGCTTGTTTCTCGCGCAAGGCGCCACGGTAGCAAACCGCTTTCGGGAGTCAACGAGAGATTCGAGAGAGCAGAGACTCGAACGATGAACCTTGTTCGTCAACCGGTTCCCTCGCCACGCCAGGTCAGCCAATCGCCGTCAACCGCGCGGCGGGAGCGTCTGCGAGCAGCATCTTCACCTTCCCCACGATGGTGTCCACGGTCAGGCTATATCTCTCACGCAAGTCCTCCGCGCTTGACGCGTGTTCGATGAATTGATCGGGCCAGCCAATGCGCACGACCGGGGTCGAGATGTGGGCATCGCTCAGAATTTCCTGCACCGCGCTGCCGTAGCCGCCCATCAAAACATGATCTTCCAGCGTAATCACCAGGTCGGCGGCGCGCCCGAAAAACTCCGTTGTGCCCGCGTCGATGGGTTTGATGAAACGCGGATTGATGAGCGCGACGTCGAATCCTTGTGTCTTGAGTTCTGCACCCGCTTGCCAGGCCAGCCGCAACATGTTGCCCAACCCGAAGAACACGATTTTGCGCCCGCCCGTCTGAGCGAAATTCTCCACGACTTCGGCTTTGCCGATCTCGAGGAGTTTCGGTTGCTCCTTGATCGGGACGCCTTCCGCCGGGCCGCGCGGATAGCGAATGAACGTGGGATGCTTTTCCCGAGTCGCGGTGAACATCATGTCCACCAGTTCGTCTTCGTCTTTGGGCGCCATGGCGACGATGTTTGGCACGGTCCGGAGGTACGCGATGTCGAACATGCCGTGATGGGTCGGCCCGTCTTGCGGCGACAATCCCGCGCGGTCCATGCAGAAGATAACCGGCAAATCCTGCAGCGCGGCGTCATGAATGATGCAGTCATAAGCGCGCTGCAAAAACGTTGAGTAAATCGCGCACACGGGATGAAAGCCCATCGTCGCCATGCCGCAGGCGAACAGCGCGGCGTGTTCCTCCGCGATTCCCACGTCGTAATAGCGATCCGGCATCGCCTTCTCCAGAATGTTCAGCCCGGTGCCGCTCGGCATGGCCGCGGTGATGCCGACCACGGTATTGTCGCGCTGGCACAGTTTGACCATGGCCTGGCCAAAGACATCCTGCCAATTCGGAGGCGCCCCGGCCTTCTTCGCTGGCGCCGCGCCGGTTTTCACATCGTACGGCCCCGTGCCGTGGAGGCGTTCGGGATGCTGGATCGCCGCTTCGTATCCCTTGCCCTTCTTGGTCACGGCATGAATGACGACCGGCGACTCGCAGTTTTTCGCGTATTCCAGAACGTTGATCAGCAACGGCAAATTGTGTCCATCGATCGGACCGAGGTAGCGCAGGCCCATCTCCTCGAAGATCAAGCTGCTGCCAAAACCGCCGCGGCCATCGGATTCGACGTTCGTGGTGCTTGGTCTGAGCGCCACTTCGGTGACAGCCCCTTTGAGCGCTTCCTCCGCTTTGTGTCCGAGCTTGAGGGCGATCTCTCCTTTGGGGATGAGCCGCATCCAACGCTCGAAATCCTTTTGGAGGCGGTTGTAGGAGGGATGCGTGATGAGCTTGTTCAAATACATGGCGATCGCGCCGACGTTCTTGGCAATGCTCCACTCGTTGTCGTTGAGAATCCCGATGAAACGCTGCGTGGTCGAGGCAATGTTGTTAAGGGCCTCGAACGAAATCCCGTTCGTCAAAGCGGCGTCGCCAAAAATGGCCACGACGTGTTCGTCCCGGCCCAACCGGTCGCGCGCCACGGCAATTCCCAGCGCGGCCGAAAGCGCCGTGCCCGCGTGAGCGGCCCCGTAGCAGTCATGCTCGCTTTCGGTCCGGAGCGCGAAACCGTTCAGTCCGCCTGTGGTGCGAATCGTGTGGAACCGGGCTTTTCGTCCCGTCAACAGCTTATGGACGTAAGTCTGATGACTCACATCCCAGACGAATTTGTCCTTGGGGGTCGAAAACACCCGATGCAACGCCAGGGTCAGTTCAACGACGCCCAGGTTGGGACCCAGGTGCCCGCCGGTTTTGGCCAGAGTCGAAATCAGCTCGGAACGGATTTCTTCGGCCAGTTCACCCAATTGCGGCAAAGTCAATTTCTTGACGTGCGTCGGGTCGTCCACCATGTCCAGGTATCGGCTCATAAATCTTCAGGGTTCTGTTCGTTCGCTTGAACGGGTTTCAGAACAAATTCGCCCGCGGCGTTCTTCTCCAGTTGCTGGATTTTCAATTCGGCCTGGGCCAGTTTGGTCTGGCAAATCTGCGCCAGGCGCGTTCCTTCTTCAAAGCGAGCGAGCAATGTGTCCAACGGCAATTCGTCGGATTCCATCGATTCGACGACGGACTCCAGCTTCTTGAGCGCTTCCTCAAACGGCAAATCCGGAGCCGCGATTGTGGCCGCGCTGACGCTTTTCGCTGCTTTCGACATTTCGCGAAAGGTAATGGAAGGCGCCGCGCTCGTCACGAAAGATGTTTTGTTCCTTGAACCGGCCTGCGCCGTTTGGGAAAATCCCGCGAAACGCAACCTGGAAACTTATGCTTCCCCCTCATCTCCTGGACGAATTCCCCAAAGACATCACGCTGAAAGATGGCTTTCACTGCCTGATCCGGCCCCTCCACTCGAGCGACGAAAAGGCGTTTCATGAATTCTTTCTCGCGGTGCCGGAAAAGGAGCGCATGTTCATCAAGCATCGCGTTACCGAGCAATCCGTCATCCGCGATTGGTGTGACAACATCGATTACGGACGGAACCTGCCGTTGCTCGCGCTGACCGACGGCAAGATCATTGCCGACGCCACGCTGCATCAGCAATTCGGCGGATGGAAACGCCACATCGGACGCGTGAGCGTGCTCGTGCTGCCGCAGTATCGAGGCCGAGGCCTGGCGCGGGCTTTGATCCATCAAATCGTCGAAATCGCCCGGCACATCGGCCTCGAAAAGGTGGAAGCGGAATTCATCGGCGAACAGGAAGCGGCCATAAAAATGTTCGCGCTGCTCGGCTTCAGCAATCTGGTCCGGCTGCCCGATTACGTGAAGGACATGCAAGCCATCTCGCACGACTACATCCTGATGGGGTTGGATTTGACGACGGACGAGGAATACGCCGGCATGGAATAGCCGCGGAAATCCCAGTTCTTCGCTGTTTTCAGTGGCGACACACCGGTCGATGCGCCGGAACGCGCGTCACCGCGGAACTTCCGATTCGCTGCGCGGTCACTTCAGCCTGAGCCGATAAAACTTTTGCGCCGTGGCCATGGGCAGCGTGACCGTGATCCGGGTCCCATCATTCTGCGGCGTCGCTGCGGTTGCGCTCCAGTTTGGG
Proteins encoded in this window:
- a CDS encoding TRAP transporter large permease subunit; protein product: MEAGHRSRLSQDPRRNRSGGHIRRSRALAEGLSSGTGRGEIMPGEIALDPHHLPAAAPEIRGWRGTLRRGENLILSSTLAAMVLLPLSEIVLRKLFHTGITGASAFLQHFTLIVGLLGGALAAREGRLLSLSTLTAFLKGRWRAAARIASGSFAAAISSFLGLASYQFLLTEKESGKVLAYGIPIWVIQLAMPVGFGLIALRLIWRASERWPGRVTTLLIAAGVIYLGLHPPLTPERLAAPALVALLIAMALGAPIFVLLGGAALIFFWREELPIASISLTHYSMVTNPTLPTIPLFTLAGYFLAEGGASKRLVRVFQALLGPLHGGPAIVTVLMCAFFTSFTGASGVTILALGGLLLPVLTAAKYSERSALGLLTGSGGLGLLFPPSLPLILFAIVASSNVKNSGVTIEKMFLGGLGPGLLLVTLTSLWGISRGPKERGSRPIFVWGEARQAIWEAKWELLLPVVALVALFGGFATPVEAAAVTALYAFLIETLVYRDLHVVRDAPRVMSECGLLVGGVLLILGVALGFTNYLIDAQVPAKGVEWVTGAIKSKYAFLLVLNLGLLLVGCLMDIFSAIVVVVPLLVPLGIAYGIDPIHLGIIFLANMELGLLTPTVGINLFLSSYRFNKPVFEVTRAVVPMQLVLLTGVLLITYLPPLTTFLPQWIK
- a CDS encoding GNAT family N-acetyltransferase; this encodes MFCSLNRPAPFGKIPRNATWKLMLPPHLLDEFPKDITLKDGFHCLIRPLHSSDEKAFHEFFLAVPEKERMFIKHRVTEQSVIRDWCDNIDYGRNLPLLALTDGKIIADATLHQQFGGWKRHIGRVSVLVLPQYRGRGLARALIHQIVEIARHIGLEKVEAEFIGEQEAAIKMFALLGFSNLVRLPDYVKDMQAISHDYILMGLDLTTDEEYAGME
- a CDS encoding aminotransferase class V-fold PLP-dependent enzyme → MTLADILANEELRRHEFPVASEKIFLAHAGVCPLPRRVAEAIRAYASQCTRGDQETLLPAYHLQHARELAARLLNARPDEIAFVGPTSLALSFVGGGLQFEPDDDILIYRDDYPSNVYPWMALAARGVEVRFLKVSQVGRIEPADVLAQVNPRTRLVALASCHFVAGYRIDLGAIGESLRERGILFCVDAIQTVGAFPTSVEGIDFLAADAHKWLLGPCAAGILFVRKALQEKLQPTAFGWNNVRCPNYVAQESMIFRPDARRYEAGTHNLLGLLGLNAALELLLEIGIDQIAAELLRKRAWLVPALAAKGYAVLEAKAPAQNASGIVSFFRPGVDLVALHQKLENADVITSLRADRSGQRYIRISPHFYNTDAELNRLLELL
- the xseB gene encoding exodeoxyribonuclease VII small subunit, whose translation is MSKAAKSVSAATIAAPDLPFEEALKKLESVVESMESDELPLDTLLARFEEGTRLAQICQTKLAQAELKIQQLEKNAAGEFVLKPVQANEQNPEDL
- a CDS encoding C4-dicarboxylate ABC transporter substrate-binding protein gives rise to the protein MLLTVGFKLMEMNRFMTAAGKLNRSARNAARRSRIRIVTALQRDHAATLNRGLRFLCLLLKPLFLRTTCGFVPSLFLSFWSAALLTEVASAAAAPVRVRLGTLAPKGSSSYKHVLAMGDKWKQSSGGSATLTIYADGTMGGEADMVRRMRIGQLQAGMLTAVGLSEIEPGVTGLQHLPMMFRSLEEVDYIGEKLRPTLEKRLLEKGFVVLFWGDAGWVRFFSKTPVLRPDDLKRTKLFSWAGNPAQVDIYKSAGFDPVPLETVDILPNLQTGLITAVPVPPFVALATQIDGPAPHMLELNWAPLVGATVVTKKTWDSIPAAAHPHLLKAAQEAGSLIKADNRRESSEAVEAMKKRGLKVHAVTPEIESEWRRATEAVYPKIRGGIVPADIFDEVARLLKDYRAAQEGAK
- the trxA gene encoding thioredoxin, whose amino-acid sequence is MTASNIITLTETNFAAEVTQSSTPVLVDFWAEWCGPCKMIAPILDEIASEYDGKLKVGKVNIDEQQSLAVQHGIRAVPTLLLFKDGEVADQIIGLKSKRDLKAGLDRVVG
- the dxs gene encoding 1-deoxy-D-xylulose-5-phosphate synthase produces the protein MSRYLDMVDDPTHVKKLTLPQLGELAEEIRSELISTLAKTGGHLGPNLGVVELTLALHRVFSTPKDKFVWDVSHQTYVHKLLTGRKARFHTIRTTGGLNGFALRTESEHDCYGAAHAGTALSAALGIAVARDRLGRDEHVVAIFGDAALTNGISFEALNNIASTTQRFIGILNDNEWSIAKNVGAIAMYLNKLITHPSYNRLQKDFERWMRLIPKGEIALKLGHKAEEALKGAVTEVALRPSTTNVESDGRGGFGSSLIFEEMGLRYLGPIDGHNLPLLINVLEYAKNCESPVVIHAVTKKGKGYEAAIQHPERLHGTGPYDVKTGAAPAKKAGAPPNWQDVFGQAMVKLCQRDNTVVGITAAMPSGTGLNILEKAMPDRYYDVGIAEEHAALFACGMATMGFHPVCAIYSTFLQRAYDCIIHDAALQDLPVIFCMDRAGLSPQDGPTHHGMFDIAYLRTVPNIVAMAPKDEDELVDMMFTATREKHPTFIRYPRGPAEGVPIKEQPKLLEIGKAEVVENFAQTGGRKIVFFGLGNMLRLAWQAGAELKTQGFDVALINPRFIKPIDAGTTEFFGRAADLVITLEDHVLMGGYGSAVQEILSDAHISTPVVRIGWPDQFIEHASSAEDLRERYSLTVDTIVGKVKMLLADAPAARLTAIG
- a CDS encoding glucose 1-dehydrogenase, coding for MIIQGKAAVVTGASRGVGKATALALAREGCSVLVNFSRSRGEAEQTVKEAQALGAKAALFPGDVSDDRVCREMMDEAARTFGRLDILVNNAGTTRFIPHGNFDEVRDEDWERIMGVNVKGPFQCVRAARKYLEASGEGVVINVSSIAGIIGSGSSIPYCASKAALITMTISLARALGPKVRVNSVAPGFIAGHWTQEGLGRDYEAVKQKAEERSALGRVCRPEDVAAAILSLITGSDLITGQTIVCDGGFLVGPRG
- a CDS encoding RNA-binding protein, with the protein product MNLTRLFVGNLSYQTLASDLQDYFSQAGVVRSVDVMFDKFTGKSRGFAFVEMSTPEEANKAVEMFHSKELQGRQLTVNIARPKEDRPPRSGEHRGQGGDYHRDSGRRDSR